AAGGACGTAAGTCCGATGACCAGCACCAGAAATACAATCAGCATGACATAGTATGGTACAACCACACCAAAGACATTGTAGACCTTGTACTGCGTAAATATCTCACCCACCAATGCGAAGCTTGCGACGCCGAAATCCACAACGGGTTTTATCACATTCTCAATGGTCGTTCCGAGTGCGGCGATACCGATGTTCAGGAGAAGAACGGCGAGCGACACACCGCAGACCGCGATCTGGTTTTTGAAGCGCGAGGATATAAAGCTGACGATGAGCGCGAAAGCCGTTCCAGACAGCAATATCCATAGTGCGGAAACGACGGTAAACTGTGCATTCGAGAAGCCGAAGGGAGCACGCACATAATTGGGTACTGAGCGCAGTGCGGCGGTCGCGCCCTCCAGCGTGCCCACCGAAAAGAATCCGAAAATAAAGGTCGCGAGCAGATACATCGCGAGTACGGCGACGGCGGTGATGACCACGGCGCCGATCTTCGCCGCGACGATCTTGCGCCGCCCGTTGCGCGAGGACAAAATCAGGTTGTCCATGCCGGTGGACGCTTCCATAGAGAATACGGGCGAAATAATGAATAGCAGGGGGATAAACAGCAGGAACAGCATGAGTGTGTCGCCCCAATTCGCAAGCAGGTTGCCCCATTCCAAGGTATTCGCGAACCGGGGCTCTCCCAGCGCCACTTCCTTGTCCAGTTGATTCTTCGTGCTTCTGTACTCGAAGCCGCCCGCTTGCCCGCTCTGTTCCAGCTCAGTCAGCCGGGATTGCAGCACGTTGACGCCATAAGGGGCAAACAGGCTGTCAAAGAGCGCGCCGTTGTAGTATTCGTCCACATGCCCGACAAAGTGGGCGTAATCCACATTGAATTTCAAGACGGGATCGCCGGACGTGCCGTAGTAGATGGCTTCCTCGTTGTCGCCATAGCGTTCCTTGGCTGCCTCATAGCTTGCCATGGCCACATCCGCGTATTCCTCATTGACGGGCCCCTCAAGTGGCCTCGCGAGATCGGCATAGGTGTTGTAAGCTTCCCCGCTGCCGACGATGA
This region of Oscillospiraceae bacterium genomic DNA includes:
- a CDS encoding ABC transporter permease subunit; this translates as MSLFRFELRKLLINKRTLTILGALLILYIGVGFGTSYFIVGSGEAYNTYADLARPLEGPVNEEYADVAMASYEAAKERYGDNEEAIYYGTSGDPVLKFNVDYAHFVGHVDEYYNGALFDSLFAPYGVNVLQSRLTELEQSGQAGGFEYRSTKNQLDKEVALGEPRFANTLEWGNLLANWGDTLMLFLLFIPLLFIISPVFSMEASTGMDNLILSSRNGRRKIVAAKIGAVVITAVAVLAMYLLATFIFGFFSVGTLEGATAALRSVPNYVRAPFGFSNAQFTVVSALWILLSGTAFALIVSFISSRFKNQIAVCGVSLAVLLLNIGIAALGTTIENVIKPVVDFGVASFALVGEIFTQYKVYNVFGVVVPYYVMLIVFLVLVIGLTSFGMFWGQRKRTVA